A single genomic interval of Fructobacillus americanaquae harbors:
- a CDS encoding FtsK/SpoIIIE family DNA translocase: MAKQTKRRSQKKKKVSRAGTAGQIVALLMIILLSIFAIFQLGLFGIYLADMVRFFFGNLYQITLLPLIAWAAVYLVMDKSYPFPGRIYVGVAMIYLATVLLSSMLFFTQNELPGGGYASQVIRLIGQDMTNQSAGTPVGAGMLGALLYQITFTLLSNVGAAIIIVVLYLAGVIVTFRLPARDLAQKGVVKAHENFAEFQKQQSQKRDQRQLLAEKKQQNLTEFGDHPFGLSKMEPKADEPSADPFSPDPPKDIDGADLPVEESLNMGVDPVEPTINWQAPTTPSPAVPAQATNPQEHEDVHLNATTVDDDDYQLPQTSLLTKTQPTDQTNEAQGLNAKSRLVHDTLQSFGVDATVSSVSLGPTVTQYELKPGQGVKVNRIANLADDLALALAAKSIRIEAPIPGKPYVGIEVPNDTQAVVGFRSMIEQSKTFDQGLLTVPLGRDVAGNIVSVDLSAMPHLLIAGSTGSGKSVGLNGIIVSLLLKAKPSEVKLMMVDPKVVELSIYNGIPHLLTPVVSDPRKAAKSLQKLVDEMENRYDLLAQFGKRNIGEYNAAVDDNNTHAKETGNAIMTKLPYIVAVVDEFADLMATVGSEIEVSIARLGAKARAAGIHMILATQRPDVKVINGTIKSNIPGRIAFRTASGIDSRTILDTNGAEKLLGRGDMIFAPPGKAHKRLQGAFISNQDVTAIVDFVKGEQDAVYDEKMTVTDEEVAQDENGGGGNSDDELFEEALEFVIDQQKASTSLLQRRFRIGYNRAARLVDDLENAGYIGPADGARPRHVNVSKKTDE, translated from the coding sequence ATGGCTAAGCAGACGAAACGTCGTAGTCAAAAGAAAAAGAAAGTAAGTCGGGCAGGTACTGCTGGCCAAATTGTTGCCCTACTGATGATTATCTTATTATCAATTTTTGCAATTTTTCAATTAGGACTTTTTGGCATTTATTTGGCCGATATGGTGCGTTTTTTCTTTGGAAATCTATACCAAATTACTTTGTTGCCGCTGATTGCTTGGGCTGCGGTTTATTTGGTGATGGATAAAAGTTATCCCTTTCCCGGTCGCATATATGTCGGAGTGGCGATGATCTATCTGGCAACAGTCTTGTTGTCATCGATGCTTTTCTTCACACAGAACGAATTGCCAGGCGGTGGTTATGCTTCTCAAGTAATTCGATTGATCGGTCAGGATATGACTAACCAATCTGCTGGAACACCGGTTGGAGCTGGTATGCTAGGAGCCCTTTTATACCAAATAACCTTCACTCTCTTATCAAACGTTGGTGCGGCGATTATTATCGTTGTTTTGTACCTTGCAGGTGTGATTGTCACTTTCCGTTTACCTGCTCGTGACCTGGCACAAAAAGGTGTCGTTAAGGCCCATGAAAACTTTGCGGAGTTTCAAAAGCAGCAGAGTCAAAAGCGTGATCAGCGCCAATTGCTGGCTGAGAAGAAGCAACAGAATTTGACGGAATTTGGTGACCACCCATTTGGCTTGAGTAAAATGGAACCAAAGGCAGATGAACCGTCGGCAGATCCATTTTCCCCGGATCCTCCCAAAGATATTGATGGTGCTGATTTGCCAGTAGAAGAAAGCCTGAATATGGGTGTCGACCCGGTTGAACCAACCATTAACTGGCAGGCACCGACAACGCCAAGCCCGGCTGTACCAGCGCAAGCTACTAATCCACAAGAGCATGAAGACGTCCACCTCAATGCCACTACTGTGGACGACGATGATTACCAGTTGCCACAAACCTCTCTCTTAACGAAGACTCAGCCAACCGACCAAACCAATGAAGCCCAAGGCTTGAATGCAAAATCTCGTCTGGTCCATGACACATTGCAATCCTTTGGTGTGGACGCAACTGTATCCTCGGTTTCCTTGGGACCAACGGTTACTCAGTATGAGCTCAAGCCGGGGCAGGGGGTCAAAGTTAACCGGATTGCTAATTTGGCGGATGACCTCGCCTTAGCCTTGGCGGCAAAATCAATTCGAATTGAAGCACCCATTCCTGGAAAGCCCTATGTCGGGATCGAAGTGCCCAACGATACACAGGCGGTCGTTGGTTTCCGCTCGATGATTGAACAGTCTAAAACCTTCGACCAAGGGTTGCTAACGGTTCCTTTGGGCCGTGACGTGGCTGGCAACATTGTGTCAGTGGACTTATCAGCAATGCCGCACTTACTGATTGCTGGATCCACTGGTTCTGGAAAATCAGTTGGGTTGAATGGTATTATTGTTTCTTTGCTTTTAAAGGCCAAGCCGTCCGAAGTAAAGTTGATGATGGTTGACCCCAAGGTGGTTGAGCTTTCAATTTACAATGGTATTCCACATTTGCTGACGCCTGTTGTTTCTGATCCACGTAAAGCGGCGAAGTCGCTACAAAAGTTAGTCGATGAGATGGAAAACCGCTACGACCTACTGGCTCAATTTGGTAAGCGAAATATCGGCGAGTATAATGCAGCCGTAGACGATAACAATACTCATGCCAAGGAAACCGGTAATGCAATCATGACGAAGCTGCCTTATATTGTGGCAGTTGTCGATGAATTTGCTGATTTGATGGCAACGGTCGGCTCTGAAATTGAAGTTTCGATTGCGCGCCTGGGAGCCAAGGCGCGAGCGGCCGGTATTCACATGATTCTCGCGACCCAGCGGCCCGACGTGAAAGTGATTAACGGAACGATTAAGTCGAATATTCCTGGTCGAATTGCTTTTCGAACGGCATCGGGAATCGATTCGCGGACGATTTTGGATACAAACGGGGCCGAAAAGTTACTTGGTCGCGGGGATATGATTTTCGCCCCACCTGGCAAGGCTCATAAACGATTGCAGGGCGCCTTTATTTCTAATCAGGATGTGACCGCCATTGTTGATTTCGTCAAGGGTGAACAAGATGCCGTTTATGATGAAAAGATGACGGTCACTGATGAGGAAGTAGCCCAGGATGAAAATGGTGGTGGCGGTAACTCGGATGATGAATTGTTTGAGGAGGCGCTTGAATTCGTGATTGACCAACAGAAGGCCTCGACTTCATTGCTCCAACGTCGTTTCCGGATTGGTTATAACCGGGCGGCTCGCTTGGTTGACGACCTTGAAAATGCCGGCTATATTGGTCCGGCTGACGGGGCTCGGCCACGCCATGTCAACGTTAGCAAGAAAACCGATGAATAG